Within the Mucilaginibacter sp. CSA2-8R genome, the region TGTTTTATTTGCAGAAAATTAAGAGCATTAATGGCTAAAAATCTACTCATTGTTGAATCTCCGGCTAAAGCCAAAACGATTGAAGGGTACCTGGGCAAAGACTTTACTGTAAAGTCGAGCTATGGTCATATCCGGGATTTGGTAAAATCCGAGGACGCCATCGATATACCCAATAACTTTGCACAAAGGTATGAGGTACCTGCCGATAAAAAGCAGATTGTTAGTGAGTTAAAGAAATTAGCTAAAGAAGCCGAAATGGTTTGGTTAGCTTCCGATGAGGACCGGGAGGGTGAAGCGATCTCCTGGCACCTGTTCGAAACCTTAGGCTTAAAAGAAAACAAAACCAAGCGCATCGTTTTTCATGAAATTACCAAGCCTGCCATTATGCGGGCTATTGACAACCCGCGTACTATCGATTATAACCTGGTAAATGCCCAACAGGCACGCCGGGTACTTGACCGGTTAGTGGGTTTTGAACTGTCGCCCGTGTTATGGAAAAAAGTAAAGCCATCACTATCTGCGGGCCGGGTACAATCGGTAGCGGTAAGGTTGATTGTTGAGCGCGAACGCGAAATTAATAAATTTAAACCCGAGGCTGCCTACCGTATCGTAGCCATATTTGGTAAAGGCCGTGAGGCGTTTAAGGCCGAACTGCCCGAACGCTTTACTCAACAACAGGAGGCAGAGCAGTTTTTGAAAGATTGTGTTAACGCAGCTTTCACAGTTAAGTCGCTTGATACACGGCCAACCAAGCGCTCGCCTGCCGCACCCTTCACTACGTCAACCTTGCAGCAAGAGGCCAGCCGTAAGTTAGGGTTTTCGGTATCGCGCACTATGTCGGTCGCTCAGCGGTTGTACGAGTCGGGTAAAATTACCTACATGCGTACTGATAGTGTTAATTTATCTGACACTGCCTTAAATGCTGCGCAACAGGAGATTACATCATCATACGGCGAAAAGTATCATCAGTCGCGTAAATATAAAACAAAGTCGGCAAGTGCTCAGGAAGCTCACGAAGCCATCCGCCCTACTTACTTTAATGAGCATACCGTTGATGGCGAAAACGCCGAGAAACGCTTGTACGAGTTGATCTGGAAAAGAGCTATTGCCTCGCAAATGAGCGAAGCACAGTTCGAAAAAACGACGGCTAAAATTGATGTGTCTACCCGTAGCGAAGATTTGGTAGCTAATGGTGAAGTGATGAAGTTTGATGGCTTCCTGAAAGTTTATCTTGAATCTAACGATGACGAGGATGATAACAACCAGGATGGTGACAATGCCATACTGCCGCCGTTAAACAAGGGCCAACAACTGGCCTTGCAGGAAATGACAGCTACTGAGCGTTACTCTCGCCCGCCTGCACGTTATACTGAGGCCAGCTTGGTAAAAAAACTGGAAGAGTTGGGTATCGGTCGTCCGTCTACCTATGCGCCAACCATTTCTACGGTACAAAACCGCGGTTATGTGGTTAAAGAAGACCGCGACGGCAAAACCCGCAACTTTAAGGTATTAACGTTAAAAGACCAGCACATTAAGCTGGATGAAAAAACCGAAAATACAGGTGCCGAACGCGGCAAGCTCTTCCCTACCGATATTGGCGCTGTGGTGAATGACTTTTTAGTACAGCACTTTAAAGGTATTGTTGATTTTCATTTTACCGCCAATGTGGAGAAGCAATTTGACGAGATTGCCCAAGGCTTGAAAGAGTGGACGGCCATGATAAAAAACTTCTATTACCCTTTTCATGAGGGGGTAGAAAGCACCATACAAACAGCCGACAAAGCTCGAGGCGAACGCGACTTGGGTGTGCACCCCGAAAGTGGCAAAAAAATGTCGGTACGCATTGGCCGCTATGGTCCGTTTGTGCAACTTGGCGATAGTGATAATGAGGAAGAGAAACCTCAGTATGCCAGCCTACGCACCGGGCAAATGATAGAAACCATTACGCTCGAAGATGCGCTGGAACTGTTTAAACTACCTAAAAAGGTAGGCTTATACGAAGATAAGGAAATGACGGTAGCCATTGGTAAGTTTGGTCCGTACATCAGGCATAACAGCAGCTTTTATAGTTTGCCTAAAGGCGTTGACCCAATGAGCGTAACCGAACAGCAGGCCATCGAAATTATTGATGAGAAACGCAAGAAAGACGCTGAAAAGCTTATCAAAACTTTTGAAGAAAATGCCGACGTTAAGATATTAAACGGACGTTGGGGTCCTTACATTGAGTTTGAGAAGCTTAACGTAAAGATTCCTAAAGGCAAAGAACCACTGGAACTTACTTTTGAAGAGTGCAAGGCACTGGCCGAAGCCACAGAGAAAGAAGGAAAGAAACCTAACGGAAAAAAATCAGCAGCCAAAAAACCTGTTGCTAAGAAACCGGCAGCCAAAAAAGCAGCCAAAGCAAAATAATATAATACGCTCGGGAACGGGCGTTTTAAAGTAATGATAAAAGACCTGCCTAAAAATTTAGTAGAAGATGTTGCCGTAGCTGTTGCGCTTGAGGGCGAAGGTCCTGAAAGTAAAACCTGGTATGTTTATGTCATAAACTTAAAAGACCAGCCTATCGAGAACGTAATGATCACCTCCAAAGGTTATGGCGAAAAGGATGGTGAGCAGGTAAAAACTTCGGTATTACGCCACATGATGCCTAAAGTAGAAAGCAATGCATCGGCGCTTATTGAGCCTATTGACGAGCAAACATTCGGTCTGAACAATGAGTATTGGGTGAGCTATTATGTCGGTAAAGAAATATTTGATAAAAAGTTTATTTTCCTTCCCGAAAGCATTGTTGAGTCGAACTTTATCAAATTACCCGTGGTTAATAAGCCTGGAGTAATGATAAAGTAACATACAAGTACCGAACTGTTATTTTTAAAACCATTGAATGAATTTTTCAATGGTTTTCTTTTTTTAGCAAATTATAGCCCGATATAAGCGATACCAGAGGCCTGTAACTCAATATTTAAAAAATTTACATTATTTTGCAGTTGTATTAATAAATTAAGGCAAATATGCTGGAACATCTGGAGTGGAATAATGTGATGGTGATAGATATCGAAACGGTACCGCAGTACAGCAGTTTTGACCAGGTACCGCATCACATGCAGGAGTTGTGGGATAAAAAGACCCAAAAGCAGCGCCCTCCCGACGAAAGTCCGGCCGAGTTTTACAAATGTGCCGGTATACAAGCCGAGTTTGGCAAAATCATCTGCTTGTCGGCTGGAGTATTCACCAAAAACGGCGATTTCAGAATAAAATCTTTTGCTTCGCATGATGAGGCATCTCTACTCCGCAAATTTTCGGATATGCTGGCCAACCGCTCGCCAAAATTGATACTGTGCGGCCACAATGCTAAAGAATTTGATATACCTTACATTTGCCGCCGTTTGCTTATCAATGGCATCCAACTGCCGGCCCAACTCCATATCTCCGGCAAAAAGCCATGGGAAATATGCCACCTGGACACGATGGAGCTCTGGAAATTCGGTGATTTTAAAAACTATACCTCACTTAATTTACTGGCAGCTATATTTGGTATCCCTACCCCTAAAGACGACATTGACGGCAGCCAGGTAGCCCATGTATACTGGATTGATAATCAGCTGGAACGCATTTGTAACTATTGCCAAAAAGATGTAATTACTACCGCCCAAGTACTTAAACGCTTTAAAGGCGAGCCATTACTCACCCCAGAACAGATAACGGTTGTTGACCAGGAACTAAACTCGCCTATAAACTTCGGTTCTTTTAACGCTAATTAAGTATATTGAGCCACTAAGTTTGCCTGGCACTGTATGCTTGAAATCAGTAATTTAAAAGTTCAGTTTCGCACATCCAACGGATGGTTTGAGGCGGTTAAAGGCATTTCCTTTAACCTGGCTAAAGGGCAAACGTTAGGTATTGTGGGCGAATCCGGCTCGGGCAAATCAGTCACAGCGCTCACCCTGATGCGTTTGCTCGACGAGCAGCACACTCAAATTTCGGGCGAGATCCGGTTTGACGGCATGGATTTACGGCAGGCATCCGAAAAAGAAATGCAGGCCCTGCGCGGCAACCGCATAGCCATGATTTTTCAGGAGCCCATGACCTCGCTTAACCCGGTGATTACCTGTGGCAAGCAGGTTAGCGAGGCTATCAGGCTACACCGTAAACTTAGCAAAGCAGAAGCAAAAAAAGAGGTCATTGATTTGTTCAATGAGGTGCAGTTACCCCGCCCCGAAGCTATGTTTGACAGCTACCCGCACCAACTATCGGGAGGGCAGCGGCAACGGGTAATGATAGCGATGGCTTTATCGTGTAATCCCGAAATGCTGATTGCCGACGAGCCTACCACCGCCTTAGATGTAACCGTACAAAAGACTATTATTGATTTACTGCTTAGGCTGAAGGCCGAGCGCCAAATGAGTTTACTGTTTATCTCGCACGATTTAGGTGTCATTAGTCAGATTGCCGACGAAGTTTTGGTAATGTATAAAGGTAATGTGGTTGAACAAGCCCCGGTAAAAGATATATTTTTAAGCCCGCAACATCCCTATACCCACGGCTTGCTGGCCTGCCGGCCTTCTGTAACGCAGCCGCTCAAAAAGCTACCCGTCATCGGCGATTTTATGCATGTTGATGTTCACGGGCAGCTCAGCGGCACCGGCATGGCAGTTAACAGCATCCGGGAACAATTTTCTTATCTGCCTGATGAAGTTGACCAACGCCGCCAGATACTTTACCAACAAGCGCCACTGCTTAAAGTAGAAAACTTATGCACTTGGTATCCGGTTAAATCCGGCTGGTTTGGTGGCTCAAAGCAATACGTAAAAGCCGTTGACGACATCAGTTTTGATGTCTTCCCTGGCGAAACATTGGGATTAGTGGGCGAATCGGGCAGCGGTAAAACCACTTTGGGCCGCAGCATATTACGGTTGATCGAGCCTACCGCTGGCAACATCACTTTTAAAGGTGCCAACCTGCGGGAGCTTAACGCTGCCGAACTAAGGCAGATGCGCAAACATGTTCAAATCATTTTTCAGGATCCTTACTCTTCCCTCAATCCTCGGTTTACCATTGGTCAGGCACTGATGGAGCCTATGCAGGTTCATAACCTGTATAACAACGACACCCAGCGCAAAAAAAAAGTACTGGAGCTATTACAGCGGGTAAGCTTATTGCCTGAGCATTTTAACCGTTACCCTCACGAGTTTTCGGGTGGGCAACGGCAACGGGTGGTTATTGCACGGGCGTTAGCCCTGGAGCCCGAATTTATTATCTGCGATGAATCGGTATCAGCGCTGGATGTATCGGTACAGGCGCAAATACTTAATTTATTAAGGCAGTTGCAGCAGGATTTAGGCCTCACCTACATATTTATCTCGCACGATTTATCCGTCATCAGGCATATATCCGACCGCATCATGGTGATTAACAAAGGCCGGATGGAAGAGATTGCCGATACTCATGAGCTATTTACTTATCCGCAAAGTGCTTACACAAAAAAACTGATTGCCTCTATCCCCCAAATCAGTATTACGCAATAAATTTTTCAACTTTATACGGTGCTGATTGTTAAATTCAATACTCACCGGCCGTGCTCATAACTTTACAAGTGTTATGTATATTAGCGGCATTACCTTTTGCTAAATGGCTAACAAGAAAAATATAAATAATTCTGTTAAACAAGTACTCACCCAGTTGGTACTGGACGTATTTGAGCAGAATGCGACCGAAACGCTTAATTACAAACAAGTATCTTCTAAACTCAATATCCGCGAACCTGAATCGCGCGAAACTATACTGGAAATTTTAAAGGACGAGGCGCGTAATAACGTCTTACAAGAAGTATCTCCCGGCAAATTTAAAGTGCTTGAACTTAAAACGTTTGTTGAAGGGCGGGTAGATATGACCAATGACGGCTCTGCCTTTATTGTGACCGACGACGAGTTTGAAAATGACATTTACGTAGCGCCGCGCAAGGTACGTACCGCGCTGAATGGCGACCGTGTAAAGGTTTATGTATACGCTAAAAATAAAGGCAAACGTAAAGAAGGCGAAGTGGTTGAGATCATTAAGCGCGCCAAAATGGAGTTTACCGGTATTGTAAAACTGTCGGAAAGGTTTGCATTTTTTATACCCGATGACCGTAAGATGCTGCATGACATCTTTATCCCGATAAGCGACCTGAATGGAGCCAAAAACGGGGTGAAAGCCATTGCCGAAATTACCGATTGGCCGCCACAGGCAAAAAACCCGATTGGCCGTGTAAAAACTATTTTAGGCACCCAGGGCGAAAATGATACCGAGATGAACGCCATCCTGGCCGAATACGGTTTCCCGCTATCATTTCCACCTGAGGTAGAGCGTGATGCAGAAGCTATATCCGACGTTATCTCGGAAGAAGAAATCAGCAAGCGGCGCAATTTCAGGGATACGCTAACATTTACCATCGACCCTTTTGATGCTAAAGATTTTGACGATGCTATATCCTACAAAAAGCTGGAGAATGGGAATTTTGAAATTGGTGTTCATATTGCCGACGTAGCCCATTACATCATCCCAGACTCGGCATTGGATAAAGAAGCTTTTGAGCGCGGCACCTCAGTTTACCTAGTAGACCGTGTAATACCAATGCTGCCGGAACGACTGTCTAATGGGTTATGTTCGCTTCGTCCGCACGAAGACAAATTATGTTTTGCAGCTGTGTTTGAAATGGATGAATCTGGCAAGGTGCTTGACCAGTGGTTTGGCAAAACCATCATCCACTCTAACCGCCGTTTTACATACGAAGAGGTGCAGGAGATAATTGAAACCGGCCAAGGCGACTATGTACAAGAAATACAGCAGTTGAATGCCATTGCTTATAAACTACGCGACGCTAAATTTAAGAATGGTGCCATCAGCTTTGAGAGCACCGAGGTTAAATTTAAACTGGACGAGCAGGGCAAACCTGTAGGCGTATACGTTAAAGAACGCAAAGATGCCCATAAATTGATTGAAGATTTTATGCTGCTGGCCAACCGCAAAGTGGCCGAATTTGTGAGCAAAAAAGGCAAAGGCAAAAAGAAATACACCTTTGTTTACCGCGCTCACGACGCACCTAACCCCGAAACCCTGGGCAACTTTGCGCAGTTTGCGGCTCGGTTTGGTTACAAAATCAGCATGAAATCTGACCGGGACATTGCCCGCTCGTTAAACCATTTGATGCATGATGTGGAGGGCAAAAAGGAACAAAATGTATTAACCCAACTGGCCATACGCTCTATGGCAAAGGCTGTGTATACCACCAAAAGCAGCAGCCACTACGGCTTGGCATTTGACCATTACACTCACTTTACCTCGCCCATACGTCGTTACCCCGACGTGATGGTGCACCGCTTGCTGTTCCATTACCTCAACGGTGGTGAATCGGCCAATGCAGAGCATTACGAGGTACTGTGTAAGCACAGTTCAGACATGGAAAAGAAAGCTGCTGACGCCGAACGTTCATCAATTAAATATAAACAAGCCGAATATTTGCAAGACAACATTGGCACCGAATATAACGGCGTTATCTCCGGCGTTACTGAATGGGGCATGTATGTACAGATTATTGAGAATAATTGTGAAGGAATGGTACGGTTACGTGATATATCAGACGACTTTTATACCTTAGACGAGAAAAACTACGCCATTATCGGGCAACGAAAAAAGAAAGTATATCAGTTGGGTGATGAAGTCCGGATTAAGGTAAAAAACGTAGATCTTACTAAAAAGCAAATCGACTTTTCGCTGGTGCTGGATTAACCAGACCGCCGGCCTACTTTTATGAACAAAATACAAGATTTACAGTTGCTGATTGAAAAAGCAGTCAGCAACCTCAACTACCCTGCCTCTCCTGCCGAATTATACGAGCCTATCACCTACATCTTGTCTGTTGGCGGCAAACGTATGCGCCCTGCCCTGTTGCTTATGGCCTGCGATCTATTTGGCGGAAACGTAGAGGCCGCACTAAACCCCGCACTGGCCATAGAGGTATTTCACAACTTTACCCTGGTGCATGATGACATTATGGATAATGCACCATTACGCCGCGGCAAAGCCACCGTACACGAAAAGTGGAACACCAACATCGGCATCCTCTCGGGCGATGTAATGCTGGTTGAAGCTTATAAGCTGATGATGCAGGTAGAAACCCCTATACTGCGCCAGGTGCTTACCATATTCAGCAATACAGCCGTCGGAGTTTGCGAAGGCCAGCAAATGGACATGAACTTTGAGCTTCAAAACGAGGTGGCCATTGATGACTACCTGACCATGATTACCCTGAAAACGGCCGTCCTGTTAGGTGGAGCACTAAAAATAGGCGCTCTGATTGGCGGTGCCGGCGATGCCGATGCCGACTCACTGTGCACATTTGGTGAGCAGTTGGGCACAGCCTTCCAGCTCCAGGACGACATTCTGGATGTTTACGGCGATCCGGATAAGTTTGGCAAACAGGTAGGCGGCGACATCATTTCCAACAAAAAAACATTTTTACTCATCAAAGCACTGGAACTGGCCGAAGGTGATGCCAAAAAGGAGCTGAATCGCTGGCTGCAGACTACCGATTTTGATAACACTGAAAAGGTAACTGCCATTACTAACTTATACAACCAGTTAGACGTTAGAAAGCACGCTGAAAAAGCCATGCAAACCTTTGCCGAGCAAGCGTTTACTGCCCTTAACCAGTTAAGCCTGCCGGAAGAAAGAAAGCAATACCTGCGGAATTTTGCTGACAGCTTGCTGATTAGAGAAAAATAAGGATGAATAAGAAATTTACCTATCTGTTAGCGCTGGCGCTGGGTTGCTGCCTCAGCGTAAAAGCACAAATTCATTCGGCACCACCTTCAAGCACTGATAGCGTTTTTCGCCGGGTTGATCAGCTTCCGCAGTTTCCTGGAGGCATTAAAGCTTATTACCAGTATTTAACAACCTCATTAAGATACCCAAAGGCAGCGTATGATAAACGCTTAGAAGGCCGCACCGATGTAGCTTTGATTATTGAGCGTGATGGTACGGTAACCGGAGTAAAAGTAAAAAATAGCAGCGGATCGGAGGATTTGGACGCGGAAGCTGTGAGAGTAATTTCTAAGTCTCCGAAGTGGGTGCCGGGTGTACAGAACGGAAAGACCGTTCGGGTTGCCTATATGCTTCCCATCGTTTTTTCACTAAAAAAGCCATAAATAAAAAGGCTTGCATACTTATGCAAGCCTTTTTATTTATAATATTTAACTGAGCTTATTCAGCTACAACTTCTTCACCTTCAGTAGCAGTTTCAGCTTTAGGAGCTTCTTCTACAGGAGCAGCAACTGGCTGAGCTGTACCGTTAGCTGGTTTAGCAGCAGCTTCAGTTTGTACGTTTACTACAGGTTTTGCTTCAACAGCAACCTCAGCAGTTTCGTAAGGTAATACCGACACGTATGAACGGTCATCACCCTTCTTTTTGAATACTACCTGACCGTCAATTAAAGCAAATAAAGTATGGTCGCGGCCAATGC harbors:
- the topA gene encoding type I DNA topoisomerase; this translates as MAKNLLIVESPAKAKTIEGYLGKDFTVKSSYGHIRDLVKSEDAIDIPNNFAQRYEVPADKKQIVSELKKLAKEAEMVWLASDEDREGEAISWHLFETLGLKENKTKRIVFHEITKPAIMRAIDNPRTIDYNLVNAQQARRVLDRLVGFELSPVLWKKVKPSLSAGRVQSVAVRLIVEREREINKFKPEAAYRIVAIFGKGREAFKAELPERFTQQQEAEQFLKDCVNAAFTVKSLDTRPTKRSPAAPFTTSTLQQEASRKLGFSVSRTMSVAQRLYESGKITYMRTDSVNLSDTALNAAQQEITSSYGEKYHQSRKYKTKSASAQEAHEAIRPTYFNEHTVDGENAEKRLYELIWKRAIASQMSEAQFEKTTAKIDVSTRSEDLVANGEVMKFDGFLKVYLESNDDEDDNNQDGDNAILPPLNKGQQLALQEMTATERYSRPPARYTEASLVKKLEELGIGRPSTYAPTISTVQNRGYVVKEDRDGKTRNFKVLTLKDQHIKLDEKTENTGAERGKLFPTDIGAVVNDFLVQHFKGIVDFHFTANVEKQFDEIAQGLKEWTAMIKNFYYPFHEGVESTIQTADKARGERDLGVHPESGKKMSVRIGRYGPFVQLGDSDNEEEKPQYASLRTGQMIETITLEDALELFKLPKKVGLYEDKEMTVAIGKFGPYIRHNSSFYSLPKGVDPMSVTEQQAIEIIDEKRKKDAEKLIKTFEENADVKILNGRWGPYIEFEKLNVKIPKGKEPLELTFEECKALAEATEKEGKKPNGKKSAAKKPVAKKPAAKKAAKAK
- a CDS encoding 3'-5' exonuclease; translated protein: MLEHLEWNNVMVIDIETVPQYSSFDQVPHHMQELWDKKTQKQRPPDESPAEFYKCAGIQAEFGKIICLSAGVFTKNGDFRIKSFASHDEASLLRKFSDMLANRSPKLILCGHNAKEFDIPYICRRLLINGIQLPAQLHISGKKPWEICHLDTMELWKFGDFKNYTSLNLLAAIFGIPTPKDDIDGSQVAHVYWIDNQLERICNYCQKDVITTAQVLKRFKGEPLLTPEQITVVDQELNSPINFGSFNAN
- a CDS encoding ABC transporter ATP-binding protein, translating into MLEISNLKVQFRTSNGWFEAVKGISFNLAKGQTLGIVGESGSGKSVTALTLMRLLDEQHTQISGEIRFDGMDLRQASEKEMQALRGNRIAMIFQEPMTSLNPVITCGKQVSEAIRLHRKLSKAEAKKEVIDLFNEVQLPRPEAMFDSYPHQLSGGQRQRVMIAMALSCNPEMLIADEPTTALDVTVQKTIIDLLLRLKAERQMSLLFISHDLGVISQIADEVLVMYKGNVVEQAPVKDIFLSPQHPYTHGLLACRPSVTQPLKKLPVIGDFMHVDVHGQLSGTGMAVNSIREQFSYLPDEVDQRRQILYQQAPLLKVENLCTWYPVKSGWFGGSKQYVKAVDDISFDVFPGETLGLVGESGSGKTTLGRSILRLIEPTAGNITFKGANLRELNAAELRQMRKHVQIIFQDPYSSLNPRFTIGQALMEPMQVHNLYNNDTQRKKKVLELLQRVSLLPEHFNRYPHEFSGGQRQRVVIARALALEPEFIICDESVSALDVSVQAQILNLLRQLQQDLGLTYIFISHDLSVIRHISDRIMVINKGRMEEIADTHELFTYPQSAYTKKLIASIPQISITQ
- the rnr gene encoding ribonuclease R, which gives rise to MANKKNINNSVKQVLTQLVLDVFEQNATETLNYKQVSSKLNIREPESRETILEILKDEARNNVLQEVSPGKFKVLELKTFVEGRVDMTNDGSAFIVTDDEFENDIYVAPRKVRTALNGDRVKVYVYAKNKGKRKEGEVVEIIKRAKMEFTGIVKLSERFAFFIPDDRKMLHDIFIPISDLNGAKNGVKAIAEITDWPPQAKNPIGRVKTILGTQGENDTEMNAILAEYGFPLSFPPEVERDAEAISDVISEEEISKRRNFRDTLTFTIDPFDAKDFDDAISYKKLENGNFEIGVHIADVAHYIIPDSALDKEAFERGTSVYLVDRVIPMLPERLSNGLCSLRPHEDKLCFAAVFEMDESGKVLDQWFGKTIIHSNRRFTYEEVQEIIETGQGDYVQEIQQLNAIAYKLRDAKFKNGAISFESTEVKFKLDEQGKPVGVYVKERKDAHKLIEDFMLLANRKVAEFVSKKGKGKKKYTFVYRAHDAPNPETLGNFAQFAARFGYKISMKSDRDIARSLNHLMHDVEGKKEQNVLTQLAIRSMAKAVYTTKSSSHYGLAFDHYTHFTSPIRRYPDVMVHRLLFHYLNGGESANAEHYEVLCKHSSDMEKKAADAERSSIKYKQAEYLQDNIGTEYNGVISGVTEWGMYVQIIENNCEGMVRLRDISDDFYTLDEKNYAIIGQRKKKVYQLGDEVRIKVKNVDLTKKQIDFSLVLD
- a CDS encoding polyprenyl synthetase family protein gives rise to the protein MNKIQDLQLLIEKAVSNLNYPASPAELYEPITYILSVGGKRMRPALLLMACDLFGGNVEAALNPALAIEVFHNFTLVHDDIMDNAPLRRGKATVHEKWNTNIGILSGDVMLVEAYKLMMQVETPILRQVLTIFSNTAVGVCEGQQMDMNFELQNEVAIDDYLTMITLKTAVLLGGALKIGALIGGAGDADADSLCTFGEQLGTAFQLQDDILDVYGDPDKFGKQVGGDIISNKKTFLLIKALELAEGDAKKELNRWLQTTDFDNTEKVTAITNLYNQLDVRKHAEKAMQTFAEQAFTALNQLSLPEERKQYLRNFADSLLIREK
- a CDS encoding energy transducer TonB — translated: MNKKFTYLLALALGCCLSVKAQIHSAPPSSTDSVFRRVDQLPQFPGGIKAYYQYLTTSLRYPKAAYDKRLEGRTDVALIIERDGTVTGVKVKNSSGSEDLDAEAVRVISKSPKWVPGVQNGKTVRVAYMLPIVFSLKKP
- the rpmA gene encoding 50S ribosomal protein L27; its protein translation is MAHKKGAGSSKNGRESHSKRLGIKIFGGQPAIAGNIIVRQRGTRHNPGLNVGIGRDHTLFALIDGQVVFKKKGDDRSYVSVLPYETAEVAVEAKPVVNVQTEAAAKPANGTAQPVAAPVEEAPKAETATEGEEVVAE